The Desulfobulbaceae bacterium genome includes a region encoding these proteins:
- the cobD gene encoding cobalamin biosynthesis protein CobD encodes MLPIELLVCIAFVVDLLCGDPRWLPHPIRLIGYVAEKAELVSRKHIKSESWAGFITVLLVLGFSGGGALLVVELGKALHPIAGNLAAVYLLYTTIALKDLSKHSLDVYDALRDNDIERARNRVAMIVGRQTDKLDEEGISRACVESVSENLVDGITAPLFWAMIGGPVGAMVYKAVNTMDSMFGYKNTRYLNFGKVAARLDDLCNYLPARVTAFMVVCVSGVMGFDRKGAWRIWRRDRRKHASPNSAQTEAAFAGALGIRMGGPNRYFGTLVEKPYIGEPKDAAQADHIRQANQLLYGATFATLSLFAVVRLLLA; translated from the coding sequence ATGTTGCCCATTGAACTATTAGTTTGTATTGCTTTTGTTGTTGATCTGCTCTGTGGTGATCCGCGCTGGTTGCCGCATCCAATTCGACTGATAGGGTATGTTGCTGAAAAAGCAGAACTGGTAAGCCGCAAGCATATCAAGAGTGAGTCTTGGGCTGGCTTTATTACCGTTCTCCTGGTGCTGGGGTTTTCAGGGGGGGGAGCCCTTTTGGTTGTTGAGTTGGGAAAGGCCCTTCACCCCATAGCTGGTAATCTGGCAGCCGTCTATCTCTTATACACGACCATCGCCTTGAAAGATTTGTCAAAGCATAGTTTGGATGTATATGACGCTTTGCGGGACAACGATATTGAACGGGCCAGGAACCGTGTTGCGATGATAGTCGGGCGTCAGACAGACAAGCTGGACGAGGAGGGAATAAGTCGGGCCTGTGTCGAGTCTGTCTCGGAAAATCTGGTTGACGGTATAACTGCACCACTGTTCTGGGCCATGATCGGCGGGCCGGTGGGGGCGATGGTGTATAAGGCGGTAAATACGATGGACTCGATGTTTGGTTATAAGAACACCAGATACCTGAATTTTGGCAAGGTTGCTGCTCGGCTTGATGATTTGTGCAACTATCTGCCTGCGAGGGTAACAGCGTTCATGGTTGTTTGTGTTTCTGGAGTTATGGGGTTCGATCGAAAAGGCGCCTGGCGTATTTGGCGACGTGACCGCAGAAAACATGCAAGTCCCAATTCCGCACAGACTGAAGCTGCCTTTGCAGGTGCCTTAGGTATCAGAATGGGCGGCCCAAACCGCTACTTTGGTACGCTTGTTGAGAAGCCCTATATCGGTGAGCCCAAAGATGCAGCCCAAGCTGACCATATTCGTCAAGCAAACCAGCTGCTATACGGAGCCACCTTCGCCACGCTGTCTCTTTTTGCTGTGGTGCGGTTGTTGCTGGCCTGA
- a CDS encoding response regulator: MMERTTRVLIVEDEVLVAEDIKELLGEIGCFVSGMTGSAEDAILRARNNSPDIILMDIMLSGEMDGVEAAEIIRRELDIPIIFLTSYSDKNTLDRAKISEPYAYITKPFDDRDLRNAITITLYRKSLDEQLAKHCKRLESEVNTQTDRLEKINAQLNNKVSELTDLGASLQEKSRQLENANTALRYLLDQRDRDKIEQGDRILLNINDLVIPYLEALKKTHLTAIQEDYVELIMSNIGEILTPFSQHLTSKQIGLTVMELKVADLVKNGKRNKEIAELLTIAPKTVEFHRENIRIKLGILNKKINLRTYLNTAFRQSPESLPPRALS; the protein is encoded by the coding sequence ATGATGGAAAGAACAACAAGAGTTTTAATAGTAGAAGACGAAGTATTGGTGGCTGAAGATATCAAAGAGCTGCTTGGCGAGATCGGCTGTTTTGTCTCCGGCATGACTGGAAGTGCTGAAGATGCAATCCTTCGTGCAAGAAATAACTCTCCGGACATTATCTTGATGGATATTATGTTGTCTGGTGAAATGGATGGTGTTGAGGCCGCCGAAATAATTCGCCGAGAACTCGATATTCCGATCATATTCCTCACCTCGTATTCCGACAAAAATACACTCGACCGGGCCAAAATCTCTGAACCCTACGCATACATCACCAAACCGTTTGACGATAGAGATCTCAGAAACGCCATAACCATAACCCTTTACAGAAAGAGCCTGGATGAACAACTTGCCAAGCACTGCAAAAGACTGGAAAGCGAAGTTAACACTCAAACAGACAGACTAGAAAAAATTAACGCTCAACTTAATAACAAAGTGTCCGAGTTGACGGATCTCGGCGCCTCACTGCAAGAAAAATCCAGGCAGCTCGAGAATGCCAACACCGCCCTTCGCTACCTCCTGGATCAAAGAGATCGAGATAAAATAGAACAAGGAGACCGCATTCTTTTAAACATTAATGACCTGGTGATTCCTTACCTTGAGGCGCTCAAGAAAACCCATCTTACTGCCATCCAGGAAGATTATGTCGAGCTCATCATGAGCAATATTGGAGAGATATTAACCCCTTTTTCTCAACACCTTACCTCAAAACAGATTGGCTTAACCGTGATGGAACTTAAGGTTGCCGATCTTGTAAAAAACGGCAAAAGAAATAAGGAAATTGCTGAACTCCTTACTATTGCCCCCAAAACAGTCGAGTTTCACCGTGAAAATATTCGTATTAAGCTTGGTATTCTTAACAAAAAGATTAATCTGCGCACTTACTTGAACACCGCATTTCGCCAAAGCCCAGAATCTCTCCCTCCCCGCGCTCTCTCATGA
- a CDS encoding cobyric acid synthase, protein MPTHGGNIRELAAKANCPVEALLDFSASINPLGPPEYVRAVISANISTLLHYPDPTYKDFCAAVSKAFNVDPAQVLVGNGSTELIYALPRALEVDRALLPAPSYIGYEEACAERLAIDRFLLLEDEGFAVDWGKLDESIQGRELIFLGQPNNPTGTTIDLGPLESAAQKNPQTYFVVDEAFIDFIEHATSAISLTARLSNIIVLRSMTKFYAIPGLRLGFAVAHPQTAAKIRLVLPPWSVNCLALILGAQMVLDHQYASLSRDLMNRLRSDLKARLQGFKEFKVFDGQANFILVRLVSPGLMRKADQLAAKLLHFGIAIRVCANFAGLDDSFVRFAVRTEEENDRLITALGTILGRQKSSTLPSKRSALMFQGNCSDAGKSILTAALCRILLQDGVRVAPFKSQNMSLNSFVTPDGGEMGRAQVVQAQACRLDPDVRMNPILLKPSSDVGSQVIVNGRPVGNMSVAEYVRYKPEAFLLAQKAYDSLAAEYDAVILEGAGSPGEVNLKSHDIVNMRMAAYAKAPVLIVGDIDRGGVYASFVGTMEVLAEWERKLVAGFVVNRFRGQESLLEDAHRYIRLHTGKPVLGVVPYLKNLGLPEEDSVSFKKGLFDRSRPAGDCIDVALVDLPHISNFTDFEPLLAEPDVYLHVVKKPEQLGTPDLIILPGSKNVLNDLRYLQSSGFIDCIKRLVQTGNVEVVGVCGGFQMLGRQVADPHNIESSGTVSGLGLLPISTVLEKEKILIRRTLVHKESNCQVYGYEIHHGQTTSQAAPVFNPEGDADRGACSGLVWGSYLHGIFDSDSFRGWFIDRIRARKNLAPYTDTRPLYDLEPAFERLAKIVRERIDMDTVYRLLGL, encoded by the coding sequence ATACCCACTCATGGTGGAAACATACGAGAGCTTGCCGCCAAGGCCAATTGCCCGGTAGAGGCGCTGCTTGATTTTTCGGCCAGTATCAATCCGCTGGGCCCGCCGGAATACGTGCGCGCGGTCATCAGTGCCAATATAAGTACTCTGTTACATTATCCTGATCCTACGTATAAAGATTTCTGTGCTGCTGTTTCTAAAGCCTTTAATGTCGATCCTGCCCAGGTTCTTGTCGGTAACGGTTCTACCGAGCTGATTTATGCCCTGCCGAGAGCTTTGGAGGTGGATCGGGCACTCCTGCCGGCGCCAAGTTATATTGGTTATGAAGAGGCTTGTGCCGAAAGGTTGGCTATTGACCGCTTCCTCCTGCTGGAAGACGAGGGGTTCGCTGTCGATTGGGGCAAGCTTGACGAATCGATACAAGGTCGTGAGCTGATTTTTCTTGGGCAACCGAACAATCCAACCGGCACGACCATTGATTTAGGCCCACTGGAGAGCGCGGCACAAAAAAATCCACAAACCTATTTTGTGGTTGATGAAGCGTTTATCGATTTCATAGAGCACGCCACCTCGGCTATCTCCCTTACTGCACGGCTGTCAAATATTATCGTGCTGCGCTCCATGACTAAATTTTATGCAATTCCCGGCCTGCGGCTTGGTTTTGCTGTTGCCCATCCGCAAACCGCCGCCAAAATCCGTTTGGTTCTACCACCCTGGAGTGTTAACTGTTTAGCCCTTATTCTGGGAGCGCAGATGGTTCTCGACCATCAGTACGCCTCTTTAAGCAGAGATCTTATGAACAGGCTCAGATCTGATTTGAAGGCGCGCTTGCAAGGCTTTAAAGAGTTTAAGGTCTTTGATGGGCAGGCAAATTTTATTCTTGTCAGACTGGTCTCTCCCGGTTTGATGCGTAAAGCGGATCAGCTGGCCGCAAAGCTGTTGCATTTCGGAATTGCTATTCGGGTGTGCGCAAATTTTGCGGGGCTTGATGATTCTTTTGTCCGCTTTGCTGTAAGAACGGAAGAAGAGAATGACCGGCTGATAACGGCTTTAGGCACAATATTGGGCCGGCAAAAAAGTTCAACTTTGCCTTCTAAGCGGTCGGCCTTGATGTTTCAGGGAAACTGTTCTGATGCGGGAAAAAGCATTTTGACGGCGGCTTTGTGCAGAATTTTGCTGCAGGACGGGGTTCGAGTGGCTCCTTTTAAGTCGCAGAATATGTCACTTAACTCTTTTGTTACCCCGGATGGCGGGGAAATGGGCCGGGCACAGGTGGTCCAGGCGCAGGCCTGTCGACTTGATCCGGATGTCAGGATGAATCCTATATTGCTTAAACCAAGTTCAGATGTTGGTAGTCAGGTTATCGTGAATGGCCGGCCAGTTGGCAATATGAGCGTTGCTGAGTATGTACGCTATAAGCCTGAAGCCTTTTTACTGGCCCAAAAGGCCTATGACTCATTAGCTGCTGAGTATGATGCAGTCATTCTTGAAGGGGCCGGCAGTCCTGGCGAGGTAAATCTGAAAAGCCATGATATTGTCAATATGCGCATGGCGGCTTACGCTAAGGCACCTGTTCTCATTGTTGGCGATATTGACCGTGGCGGAGTGTATGCCTCGTTTGTCGGCACCATGGAGGTGCTGGCCGAATGGGAGCGCAAATTAGTTGCTGGTTTCGTTGTTAATCGTTTTCGGGGGCAGGAGTCATTGTTAGAGGATGCCCACCGTTACATCAGACTTCATACCGGAAAACCAGTCTTGGGCGTTGTGCCGTATCTCAAAAACCTCGGCCTGCCGGAGGAAGATTCGGTAAGCTTTAAAAAGGGTCTGTTTGATCGCTCCAGACCTGCAGGTGACTGTATTGATGTTGCGCTGGTTGATTTGCCACATATCTCCAATTTTACCGATTTTGAACCGCTTCTGGCTGAGCCGGACGTCTATCTTCATGTTGTGAAAAAGCCGGAACAACTCGGTACACCAGACCTGATTATTCTGCCTGGCAGCAAAAATGTACTTAACGATCTGAGATATCTACAGTCGTCTGGTTTTATAGACTGCATTAAGCGGCTGGTTCAGACCGGCAACGTCGAGGTTGTTGGGGTCTGCGGAGGCTTCCAGATGCTTGGGCGGCAAGTTGCCGATCCTCACAACATTGAGTCTTCGGGCACCGTGTCAGGGCTGGGCTTGTTGCCGATTTCCACCGTTCTCGAAAAGGAGAAAATCCTGATTCGAAGGACTCTTGTTCATAAGGAGTCAAACTGCCAGGTCTATGGCTACGAAATTCACCATGGTCAGACTACCTCGCAAGCAGCACCAGTTTTTAATCCTGAAGGAGATGCTGATCGTGGTGCCTGTTCCGGTCTGGTGTGGGGAAGCTATCTCCATGGCATTTTTGATAGCGACAGTTTCCGAGGCTGGTTTATTGATCGTATTCGAGCCCGGAAAAACCTTGCGCCCTATACTGACACACGCCCCTTGTATGACCTGGAGCCAGCCTTCGAACGTTTGGCCAAAATAGTTCGGGAGCGGATTGATATGGATACGGTTTACAGACTGCTGGGGCTTTAA